Genomic segment of bacterium BMS3Abin11:
ATGTATCAGACAATATCAGAGCAAGGGAAAAGAACTTGTTCTACTATCTGCCAGCCTGGATATTTACGTAGAGCCACTTGGTGAAATGCTCGGCTTTAGACATATAATATGTACCAGAACATGCTGGGAAAATGATGTGCTTGGGAATAAGCTTGATGGGGGAAATTGCTATGGCGATGTCAAATTAGAGCGAATTAAACAATGGTCTGTGAATCGTACTGATGACAGGATCCTGGCTGCCTATGGCGACCATGAATCAGATTTCCCATTGTTAAAGATAGCCAACCGCGGAATAGTCGTAAATCCAGATCAAAATCTCAGACTCAAAGCTAAAAACAGTAAACTCGAAGTCATTCACTGGAAATAATGTGAGCTATTTTTATGAACAGAAACTCAAAAACCCAGCATGGACTTACTGACACCCGATCCCACGAGAATAGCTCATCAGGAACTGGCCAGAGAAAATTCCAGGTTGTCGATCAGGCGTGTCTTGCCTAGCCAGACAGCCGCTAGAACAATAAGATTCTGATCTGTTCTTTCAGGCGTCCTGAGGTCGCTTTGACGCCGTATACTGAGATAATCGATAGCAAAACCGATTTCTTTCAATTCTCTGATTCCCAGCCCTTCTATTTCGTTATATGTGTGAGAATTATTCTGACATATCCTGGCGACATGCTGTAGAACACGATAGAGTCCCGCTGCCTGATTTATCTCCTGGCCAGACAAATAGTTATTTCGACTACTCATGGCCAGGCCATTGTTCAGGCGAACGGTTTCTATCCCAACCACTTTAAGGTTCATTGCCAGGTCTTTGATCATTTTTCTGATAACTAGAAACTGCTGGTAATCCTTCTTACCAAAATACGCTATGTCGGGTTGTACCCGGTTAAACAGTGTATTGACGACAGTCGCCACACCTGAAAAAAAGTGTGGCCTGGACAGCCCACAGAGTATTTCGGATAACTCTGGTACTTCAACCCTGGTCTGTTTGCTCAGGTCAGAGAGGAATATATCCTGCCGCTGCGGTCGATATAGAAGTGCCGTATTATGTTCAATCAATGCCTTCTCATCTTCTGCCGGTGTAATGGGATAAGTATCAAAATCTTCATCTGCAGCAAACTGCATTGGATTGACGAATATGCTGACAACTACTTTATCGCATTTTTCGTGAGCTGCATCGACAAGGGCCAGATGCCCTGCGTGAAGATTCCCCATCGTCGGGACAAAACCTACACTTAGACCCGCCTGCCGATATTCAGATAATGTAGAGCGAAGCTCCTGCACCTGTTCAACTATCTTCATTATTTCTGACTGCTTAATGGATTAAAATAATGCCTGCCTGATTTTATACTCAGTATGTGATTGAGCAGCATAGTGTAATCATCATCACTATCGACATAGTTTATATTTTCAGCATTTACCACCAGCAGTGGAGAACGTGTATAGGAATGAAAAAACTGACTGTAAATATCGCAGAGTGAATTCAGGTAGTCTCCATCTATATCCTGCTCGGCAGTGATCCCACGACGGCGTATTCGCTGCATCAATACGGAAACTGGTGCTTGCAGGTAAATGACCAGATCAGGACGGGGCAGTTCAGGACTCATGTGCCTGTATATCTGGTCGTACAAATGCAGTTCGTCTTCATCTAGATTTAACTGTGCAAATAATCTGTCTTTTTCCAGCAGGAAATCGCCCACCACCGAGGAATGAAAGAGGTCTCTCTGCTGTAGGGTTTTCATTTGCTGACAACGCTGAAATAGGAAATGCAGCTGTGTCGGCAAGGCGTATTTTTCCCTGGATCGATAGAAACGCTCAAGGAACG
This window contains:
- the panC gene encoding pantothenate synthetase; its protein translation is MKIVEQVQELRSTLSEYRQAGLSVGFVPTMGNLHAGHLALVDAAHEKCDKVVVSIFVNPMQFAADEDFDTYPITPAEDEKALIEHNTALLYRPQRQDIFLSDLSKQTRVEVPELSEILCGLSRPHFFSGVATVVNTLFNRVQPDIAYFGKKDYQQFLVIRKMIKDLAMNLKVVGIETVRLNNGLAMSSRNNYLSGQEINQAAGLYRVLQHVARICQNNSHTYNEIEGLGIRELKEIGFAIDYLSIRRQSDLRTPERTDQNLIVLAAVWLGKTRLIDNLEFSLASS
- the dgk gene encoding deoxyguanosine kinase, translated to MTEFGSAITGLQGKVPEYIVVEGPMGVGKSSLAKRLAEQFNADILFEQPEENPFLERFYRSREKYALPTQLHFLFQRCQQMKTLQQRDLFHSSVVGDFLLEKDRLFAQLNLDEDELHLYDQIYRHMSPELPRPDLVIYLQAPVSVLMQRIRRRGITAEQDIDGDYLNSLCDIYSQFFHSYTRSPLLVVNAENINYVDSDDDYTMLLNHILSIKSGRHYFNPLSSQK